Proteins found in one Nostoc sp. NIES-3756 genomic segment:
- the lexA gene encoding transcriptional repressor LexA: MERLTEAQQELYEWLAEYIRIHQHSPSIRQMMQAMNLKSPAPIQSRLEHLRTKGYIEWTEGKARTIRILQPIKQGVPVLGTIAAGGLIEPFTDAVDHIDFSNFTLPAQTYALRVTGDSMIEDLITDGDLVFLRPVPEPDQLKNGTIVAARVDGYGTTLKRFYRSGDRVTLKPANPKYNPIEVTAMQVQVQGSLVGVWRGYM; this comes from the coding sequence ATGGAACGCCTAACAGAAGCTCAACAAGAACTTTATGAATGGCTGGCAGAATATATCCGCATTCACCAGCACTCACCATCAATTCGCCAAATGATGCAGGCAATGAATTTAAAATCACCTGCACCCATTCAAAGCCGTTTAGAACATTTACGTACAAAAGGGTACATTGAATGGACTGAGGGGAAAGCGCGAACTATTCGCATTTTACAACCTATTAAGCAAGGTGTGCCAGTTTTAGGAACGATCGCCGCAGGTGGTTTAATAGAACCATTTACTGATGCTGTAGATCATATCGACTTTTCTAACTTCACTTTACCCGCACAAACTTATGCTTTGCGAGTAACTGGCGACAGCATGATAGAAGATTTAATTACCGATGGGGATTTGGTATTTTTACGCCCAGTCCCCGAACCAGATCAGTTAAAAAACGGGACAATTGTTGCTGCCAGAGTGGATGGTTATGGTACTACATTAAAACGTTTTTACAGAAGTGGCGATCGCGTCACCCTCAAACCCGCCAACCCCAAATACAACCCCATCGAAGTTACAGCCATGCAGGTACAAGTACAGGGTTCTCTCGTCGGCGTTTGGCGTGGTTATATGTGA
- a CDS encoding DNA phosphorothioation system restriction enzyme yields the protein MYLKQEPVQYPVFRLKLPFVRENQGRYQTQPLPGCPRMPLSVKLRQYQRQAMTNWFANNGRGTLKMATGSGKTITALAIACELYQQINLQVLLVVCPYRHLVAQWARECEKFNLQPILAFENLRSWQSQLSTQLYNLRSGSQSFVTVITTNSTLIGDGFQSQLKYFPAKTFIVGDEAHNLGAPKLEESLPRRVGLRLALSATPERYFDDDGTQSLFDYFGPVLQPEFTLRDAIAQGALVHYLYYPILVELTEAESIAYLKLTKRIGRSLLYKEKNNGESPNFEDNEDLKPLLMQRARLIGAAQNKLKALRQLMATRRETTHTLFYCSDGSLEIGQRSSLHQLKAVAKILGGELGYKISTYTAQTSLQEREILRRQFENGELQGLVAIRCLDEGVDIPAIQTAVILSSSGNPRQFIQRRGRVLRPHPNKKRAAIYDMIVLPPDLDRETIEVERNLLRKELRRFVEFADLADNAGEARIKLLDLQKRYGLLDV from the coding sequence ATGTACCTGAAGCAAGAACCAGTGCAGTATCCTGTTTTTCGGCTAAAATTACCCTTTGTAAGGGAAAATCAGGGACGTTACCAGACTCAGCCATTACCAGGGTGTCCTAGAATGCCGCTATCTGTAAAGTTGCGGCAGTATCAGCGTCAAGCTATGACTAACTGGTTTGCGAATAATGGCCGAGGAACGCTGAAAATGGCGACTGGTAGCGGTAAGACTATTACTGCACTGGCGATCGCTTGTGAATTATATCAGCAGATTAATTTGCAGGTACTATTGGTAGTGTGTCCCTATCGTCATCTAGTGGCACAATGGGCAAGAGAATGCGAGAAGTTTAATTTGCAACCCATATTAGCCTTTGAGAATCTCCGCAGTTGGCAAAGTCAACTTTCTACACAACTTTACAATTTGCGTTCTGGTTCTCAAAGCTTTGTTACTGTCATTACGACCAATTCCACATTAATTGGTGATGGTTTTCAATCGCAACTCAAGTATTTTCCTGCTAAAACTTTCATTGTGGGGGATGAAGCCCATAATTTAGGCGCACCAAAATTAGAAGAAAGTTTGCCCCGGCGGGTGGGTTTAAGGCTGGCTTTATCTGCCACACCGGAGAGGTATTTTGATGATGATGGCACGCAATCTTTATTTGACTACTTCGGCCCAGTCTTACAACCAGAGTTTACTTTAAGGGATGCGATCGCTCAAGGTGCTTTGGTGCATTATTTGTATTATCCCATTCTGGTAGAACTAACTGAAGCAGAGAGTATTGCTTATTTAAAGCTAACTAAAAGGATTGGGCGTTCTTTACTGTATAAAGAAAAGAATAATGGCGAATCACCAAACTTTGAAGATAACGAAGATTTAAAACCATTACTAATGCAACGTGCCAGATTAATTGGCGCAGCACAAAATAAACTCAAAGCCTTACGTCAATTAATGGCAACACGCCGCGAAACTACCCATACCCTATTTTATTGTAGTGATGGTTCGCTAGAGATAGGTCAACGCTCATCTCTGCATCAACTCAAAGCTGTGGCGAAAATTTTAGGTGGGGAATTAGGGTATAAAATCAGTACATATACAGCCCAAACATCTTTACAGGAAAGAGAAATCTTGCGCCGTCAGTTTGAAAATGGGGAATTACAAGGTTTAGTCGCAATTCGTTGTTTAGATGAGGGCGTAGATATTCCCGCAATTCAAACAGCCGTAATTTTATCTAGTTCTGGTAATCCTCGTCAGTTTATTCAGCGACGGGGTAGAGTTTTACGTCCTCATCCAAATAAAAAACGAGCGGCCATATACGACATGATTGTTCTGCCGCCAGATTTGGATAGAGAAACTATAGAAGTTGAACGTAATCTCTTAAGAAAAGAACTGCGTCGCTTTGTGGAATTTGCTGATTTAGCTGACAATGCAGGGGAAGCTAGAATCAAGTTGCTTGATTTACAAAAGCGATATGGGTTATTGGATGTTTAG
- a CDS encoding Uma2 family endonuclease, giving the protein MSISLVDQPIEEKLVILKDVSWEQFKGIEGHLQDNHSVKLTYLSGVLEIMSPVGDKHEEVKSNFGLLLETYMRELGIRFYRRGGFTLEEPGYASGTPDESYSIGVKKEVPDIVLEIIVTSGTINRKELYKPKKVPEVWFWKSNSIKIFRLNDSGEYEEVNRSRFFPNLDPALLLQYITMPDQYDAVTEFQQVIRNQQS; this is encoded by the coding sequence ATGAGCATCTCACTTGTAGACCAGCCCATAGAAGAAAAGTTAGTAATACTCAAGGATGTATCTTGGGAGCAATTCAAGGGTATTGAGGGACATCTTCAGGACAACCACAGCGTTAAACTAACTTATTTGTCAGGAGTGTTGGAAATCATGTCACCTGTAGGCGATAAACATGAGGAAGTGAAAAGTAACTTTGGTTTACTGCTGGAAACATACATGAGAGAGTTGGGTATCCGGTTTTACAGGCGTGGTGGTTTCACCCTTGAAGAACCTGGGTACGCTTCTGGCACACCAGATGAATCTTACAGTATTGGTGTAAAAAAAGAAGTTCCCGATATTGTACTAGAAATTATTGTCACCAGTGGAACTATTAATAGAAAAGAATTATACAAGCCCAAAAAAGTGCCAGAAGTTTGGTTTTGGAAATCTAATTCAATCAAAATATTCCGTCTTAACGATAGTGGTGAGTATGAGGAAGTAAATAGAAGTAGGTTTTTTCCTAATCTAGACCCAGCTTTGTTACTACAATATATTACTATGCCTGACCAATATGATGCGGTGACTGAATTTCAACAGGTGATTCGTAATCAACAAAGTTGA
- a CDS encoding DUF1838 domain-containing protein, whose translation MVAQIQELDAQHWVKTRSSLDPSQSTFLTWTGKIYALIPGEKRKLLFKMVGVSVSRCLPTGEGSWDFTSRELTYYLNPENDEILRKWDNPWTGETVPVLHVANDPVQGHFKGKFPAQVEGETTTFVFDIFPTYPNPLAEDPKFAEYSPYQTYQAAELFKLTVPTADLFNADLSAVSQLSLSWDRIGQWLPWMKMGDRPGNLIYSAFGSKVSGLTALPQLLQDEINHRVPLYKQAPKAFYEGEDMTSWLYFQKHFQAYLAGETFPLPAHEEL comes from the coding sequence ATGGTTGCCCAAATCCAAGAATTAGATGCCCAGCATTGGGTCAAAACTCGCTCTTCTCTTGACCCTAGTCAATCTACATTCCTGACATGGACAGGAAAAATTTATGCCTTAATACCAGGGGAGAAAAGAAAACTCCTCTTTAAAATGGTGGGAGTCAGTGTCAGTAGATGCTTACCCACAGGTGAAGGAAGTTGGGACTTTACCTCTAGGGAACTAACCTATTATTTGAACCCAGAAAACGACGAGATTTTGCGTAAATGGGATAACCCCTGGACTGGTGAGACTGTACCAGTTCTCCATGTTGCCAATGATCCCGTACAAGGTCATTTTAAAGGCAAATTTCCGGCTCAAGTGGAGGGAGAAACAACTACTTTTGTTTTTGATATCTTTCCTACATACCCCAACCCCCTGGCCGAAGACCCTAAATTTGCCGAATATAGCCCTTATCAAACTTATCAGGCGGCGGAATTATTTAAACTTACAGTCCCCACCGCAGATTTGTTTAACGCAGACCTGAGTGCAGTTTCTCAGCTAAGTCTTAGCTGGGATAGAATTGGACAATGGTTGCCTTGGATGAAAATGGGCGATCGCCCAGGTAATCTAATCTATAGTGCTTTTGGCAGTAAAGTTAGTGGTTTAACCGCATTACCCCAACTACTGCAAGATGAAATTAATCATCGCGTTCCTTTATATAAACAAGCTCCAAAAGCCTTTTATGAAGGTGAAGATATGACCTCTTGGCTATACTTCCAGAAACACTTTCAAGCTTACTTAGCTGGGGAAACATTTCCCTTACCAGCCCATGAAGAACTCTAA
- a CDS encoding LL-diaminopimelate aminotransferase, translated as MATINDNYLKLKAGYLFPEIARRVNAFAEANPDAKIIRLGIGDVTEPLPEACRTAMIKAVEEMGDRASFKGYGPEQGYAWLREKIATQDFQARGAEVDASEIFISDGSKCDTGNILDIFGDNNIIAVTDPVYPVYVDTNVMAGHTGAANDKGEFEGLVYLPVTAENNFTAEIPSQKVDLIYLCFPNNPTGATATKEHLKAWVDYAKANNSIIFFDAAYESYITDPSLPHSIYEIEGARDVAIEFRSFSKNAGFTGTRCALTVVPKTLKAKAADGSDVELWKLWNRRQSTKFNGVSYIVQRGAEAVYSEEGQAQVKALVSFYLENAKIIREKLTAAGLSVYGGVNAPYVWVKTPNNLSSWDFFDKLLQTVNVVGTPGSGFGAAGEGYFRISAFNSRENVEEAMKRITEKFKV; from the coding sequence ATGGCAACGATTAACGACAACTATCTCAAACTCAAAGCAGGCTACCTATTTCCTGAAATTGCGCGGCGGGTAAATGCCTTTGCGGAAGCTAACCCGGATGCGAAGATTATTCGTCTGGGTATTGGTGATGTGACAGAACCATTGCCAGAAGCTTGCCGCACGGCAATGATTAAAGCAGTAGAGGAAATGGGCGATCGCGCTTCTTTTAAAGGTTATGGCCCAGAACAAGGTTATGCTTGGTTAAGAGAGAAAATCGCCACTCAAGATTTCCAAGCGCGGGGTGCAGAGGTAGACGCTTCCGAAATCTTCATTTCTGACGGTTCTAAGTGCGATACAGGCAACATTCTGGATATTTTTGGCGATAACAATATTATTGCTGTCACTGACCCAGTTTATCCCGTATATGTAGACACTAATGTCATGGCAGGACACACAGGCGCTGCTAACGACAAAGGCGAGTTTGAGGGTTTAGTTTATTTACCCGTCACCGCCGAGAATAACTTCACGGCGGAAATACCTTCCCAGAAAGTAGACTTAATATATCTCTGCTTTCCCAATAACCCCACAGGTGCAACCGCCACAAAAGAACATCTCAAGGCGTGGGTAGATTATGCCAAAGCTAATAATTCCATTATTTTCTTTGATGCTGCCTACGAATCATACATTACCGACCCGTCCCTACCCCATTCTATCTATGAAATTGAAGGGGCAAGAGATGTGGCGATCGAATTTCGTTCCTTTTCCAAAAATGCAGGCTTCACTGGAACCCGTTGCGCTTTAACTGTCGTTCCCAAAACCCTAAAAGCCAAAGCCGCCGATGGTTCCGATGTGGAACTGTGGAAATTGTGGAACCGTCGCCAGTCTACTAAATTCAATGGTGTATCATATATTGTCCAACGGGGAGCGGAAGCTGTGTACTCTGAGGAAGGACAAGCACAAGTTAAAGCTTTGGTTAGCTTCTACTTGGAAAATGCCAAAATCATCCGTGAGAAACTTACAGCCGCAGGTTTATCAGTATACGGTGGTGTGAATGCGCCCTATGTTTGGGTGAAGACTCCTAATAACCTATCTAGTTGGGATTTCTTCGACAAGCTATTACAAACCGTCAACGTAGTCGGAACTCCTGGTTCTGGCTTTGGTGCTGCTGGTGAAGGCTACTTCCGCATTTCTGCATTTAACAGTCGGGAAAATGTAGAAGAAGCGATGAAGCGAATTACCGAAAAGTTTAAAGTCTAA
- the argF gene encoding ornithine carbamoyltransferase, giving the protein MAALLGRDLLSLADLTPTELHQLLQLATQLKSQQLQLRCNKVLGLLFSKASTRTRVSFTVAMYQLGGQVIDLNPNVTQVSRGEPVQDTARVLDRYLDILAIRTFEQQELATFAEYAKIPVINALTDLEHPCQILADLLTVQECFGSVSGLTLTYVGDGNNVANSLMLGCALAGMNVRIATPAGYEPDAKVVAQAQAIADGKTEVLLTHDPELATKGASVLYTDVWASMGQEAEADDRFPIFQPYQISEQLLSLAHPEAIVLHCLPAHRGEEITEEVIEGSQSRVWQQAENRMHVQKALLASILGAE; this is encoded by the coding sequence ATGGCAGCATTGTTAGGACGAGATTTGTTAAGTCTGGCTGACTTAACTCCTACAGAACTTCACCAACTCCTGCAATTGGCAACCCAATTGAAATCTCAGCAGTTGCAGTTGCGGTGTAATAAAGTGTTGGGTTTGTTATTTTCTAAAGCCTCAACTCGTACACGAGTCAGTTTCACTGTAGCTATGTACCAACTCGGTGGACAAGTAATTGATCTCAATCCCAACGTGACTCAAGTTAGTCGGGGAGAACCAGTACAAGATACTGCACGAGTGTTAGATCGATATTTGGATATTTTGGCAATTCGCACTTTTGAACAGCAGGAATTGGCAACTTTTGCTGAGTATGCGAAAATTCCTGTGATTAATGCCCTTACAGATTTAGAACATCCTTGTCAAATATTAGCGGATTTATTAACTGTACAAGAATGTTTTGGCTCAGTTTCTGGCTTAACTTTAACCTATGTGGGTGACGGTAATAATGTCGCTAATTCTCTCATGTTGGGTTGTGCTTTGGCGGGAATGAATGTGAGAATTGCTACACCTGCTGGGTATGAACCAGATGCTAAAGTTGTCGCCCAAGCACAAGCAATAGCTGATGGAAAAACAGAAGTTCTCTTGACTCATGACCCAGAATTAGCAACTAAAGGCGCATCTGTACTCTACACTGATGTCTGGGCGAGTATGGGACAAGAAGCAGAAGCTGACGATCGCTTTCCTATTTTCCAACCATATCAAATTTCGGAACAGTTATTAAGTCTTGCCCATCCAGAGGCAATTGTTTTACATTGTTTACCCGCCCATCGTGGTGAAGAAATCACAGAAGAAGTCATTGAAGGTTCTCAATCAAGAGTTTGGCAACAAGCAGAAAATCGGATGCACGTTCAAAAAGCTTTGCTAGCTAGTATCTTAGGAGCAGAGTGA
- a CDS encoding nuclear transport factor 2 family protein yields MSQETIKQVVAAYFDNIAAMNPEGWIDNFAEDAVSHDPVGEPPAKVHEGYRQFIGQLQAVFEKLEATTEHIFIAANEAAVKWTMAGVSKSGKSVKFEGITIFEVNPEGKIQTTRAYWSPAQMIAQLR; encoded by the coding sequence ATGTCACAAGAAACTATTAAACAAGTTGTTGCTGCGTACTTCGATAATATTGCCGCTATGAATCCAGAAGGCTGGATCGATAATTTTGCTGAAGATGCTGTTAGTCACGACCCAGTTGGTGAACCACCAGCGAAAGTGCATGAGGGGTATCGTCAGTTTATTGGTCAGTTACAGGCGGTGTTTGAGAAACTAGAAGCAACCACCGAGCATATATTCATTGCTGCTAACGAAGCAGCCGTTAAATGGACAATGGCGGGAGTTAGCAAAAGTGGTAAGTCAGTGAAGTTTGAAGGAATTACAATCTTTGAGGTTAACCCTGAAGGTAAAATTCAAACGACTCGCGCTTATTGGAGTCCTGCACAGATGATCGCCCAGTTACGCTAA
- a CDS encoding aminoglycoside phosphotransferase family protein → MELEAQLHPMGTPVSEMEIDTTLVYSLLSDQHPDLAQLPIHLVDTGWDNVMFRLGDRLCVRLPRRTIAAKLIENEQTWLPLLAEQLTLPVPKPYRIGLPENNYPWRWSVVPWLSGVAADQAEPHTNQAKIFASFLRSLHLPAPANAPINAARGIPLSQRQAAVEERMQRLQRKTNLITQKVIDTWNTALNTPIDVEPKWLHGDLHPRNILVENGVITGIIDWGDITSGDIATDLASMWMLFSERNTREQVLAEYANISEATRQRALGWAILFGVMLLDTGLIDHPRHAVMGERILRRVSEDD, encoded by the coding sequence ATGGAGTTAGAGGCACAGTTGCATCCAATGGGAACGCCAGTATCGGAGATGGAAATAGATACAACCCTCGTATATAGTTTGTTATCAGATCAGCATCCAGATTTGGCGCAGCTACCAATTCATCTTGTTGATACTGGTTGGGATAATGTAATGTTTCGACTAGGCGATCGCTTATGTGTGAGGCTCCCACGTCGTACAATAGCAGCAAAACTCATCGAAAATGAGCAAACTTGGCTGCCATTACTGGCAGAGCAATTAACTCTACCTGTTCCCAAGCCTTATAGAATAGGCTTGCCAGAAAATAACTACCCTTGGCGATGGAGTGTAGTACCGTGGCTGTCTGGTGTAGCGGCTGATCAAGCAGAACCCCATACAAATCAAGCCAAAATCTTTGCATCATTCCTGCGCTCATTACATCTACCTGCACCAGCGAATGCACCAATAAATGCGGCGCGTGGTATACCACTCAGTCAGCGTCAGGCTGCTGTGGAAGAACGAATGCAAAGGCTTCAGAGAAAAACTAATCTAATTACTCAAAAAGTCATAGACACTTGGAATACTGCTTTAAATACTCCTATTGATGTTGAGCCAAAATGGCTACATGGAGACCTCCATCCACGTAATATCCTGGTGGAGAATGGCGTGATTACAGGCATCATTGATTGGGGTGACATAACATCAGGTGATATTGCCACAGACTTGGCTTCTATGTGGATGTTATTCTCTGAGCGTAATACACGCGAACAAGTGCTAGCAGAATATGCAAATATTTCTGAAGCAACACGACAACGCGCTCTAGGATGGGCAATACTTTTTGGAGTAATGCTGCTGGATACGGGATTGATTGATCACCCAAGACACGCTGTAATGGGAGAAAGAATATTACGTCGTGTTTCCGAGGACGACTAA
- a CDS encoding AbrB family transcriptional regulator — protein sequence MNHSLSISSTQKPPTNSPIVNQSQLIFKQLTILCLEMLAALPLGWGLTKLHFGGISWIFGGIAAGTAILQGCRIFYNYSPKPNRTARKVGMGLVGLTVGASNANSNIMSLAAGVPIFIFLTLFLLLCGVGIGYLYSRLTKTNILTAMLATVPGGVGVMSSIAADYNRNVTLVALVQAIRVTSVVLLIPFIARTSVGNSWMPPLPIKGVLIDFAPLQLELLAVVLLLTGIIVYLAIVLNIPAGDFFGALVLGATFNSLLHYLPFASDIQFHPPLLVNIIGQMLLGITIGEYWGEKPNFGKRTVGYALMSVAMTLVAGAIAAIIATQLTSWDWLTCLLVTAPGGSAEMILVSLALHHNVEVVTAGHLIRLIAINSSLPLWLFLFRRLDGEWGDGGVGGDEGVTHP from the coding sequence ATGAATCACAGTTTAAGTATTTCTTCTACCCAAAAGCCACCAACTAACAGTCCTATAGTTAACCAATCACAATTAATTTTTAAACAACTTACTATCCTCTGTTTAGAAATGCTAGCCGCCTTACCCTTGGGTTGGGGATTAACAAAGCTGCATTTTGGCGGAATTTCTTGGATATTTGGGGGAATTGCCGCAGGAACAGCAATTCTGCAAGGTTGTCGAATATTTTATAACTATTCTCCCAAACCTAACCGCACTGCCAGAAAAGTAGGCATGGGATTAGTTGGATTGACTGTTGGTGCATCAAATGCCAATAGTAACATTATGAGCCTTGCTGCTGGGGTTCCTATATTTATTTTTCTTACCTTATTCTTGCTGTTATGTGGTGTGGGGATTGGCTATCTTTATTCCCGTTTAACTAAAACCAACATATTAACAGCAATGTTGGCTACAGTTCCCGGTGGTGTGGGCGTAATGTCATCTATCGCCGCCGACTATAATCGCAATGTCACTTTAGTAGCGCTAGTACAAGCGATTCGCGTTACTTCTGTAGTTCTACTCATTCCCTTTATCGCTAGGACATCTGTTGGTAACTCTTGGATGCCACCACTACCGATTAAAGGTGTGCTAATCGATTTTGCGCCATTACAATTAGAATTATTGGCGGTAGTTTTACTACTCACAGGCATCATAGTTTATCTAGCTATAGTGCTGAATATTCCGGCTGGTGACTTTTTTGGTGCGTTAGTCCTGGGGGCAACATTTAATTCTCTATTACATTATTTGCCTTTTGCCAGTGATATTCAATTCCATCCGCCACTGTTAGTTAATATTATTGGTCAAATGCTGTTAGGTATTACCATTGGTGAGTATTGGGGAGAAAAACCCAACTTTGGTAAAAGAACAGTAGGTTATGCTTTAATGTCTGTAGCTATGACCTTGGTTGCAGGTGCGATCGCTGCTATTATTGCCACACAATTAACCTCTTGGGACTGGTTGACTTGTCTTTTAGTCACAGCACCAGGGGGGTCAGCAGAAATGATTTTAGTGTCTCTAGCGTTACATCACAATGTAGAAGTCGTCACAGCTGGTCACTTAATCAGGCTGATTGCTATTAACAGTTCTTTACCACTTTGGCTGTTTTTATTCCGCCGCCTGGATGGGGAGTGGGGGGATGGGGGAGTAGGGGGAGATGAGGGAGTAACCCACCCCTAA
- a CDS encoding Lin0512 family protein, translating into MALKRLIIEMGMGVDQHGQEPTVAAARAVRNAIAHNALPGVWEVAGLSHPNDMVVEVQIAVPYPEQVKEEEVLAVLPFGRKSLKVESGGMVVQGRAIAELNDKNDEMLVAIASVTVLVETSD; encoded by the coding sequence GTGGCTCTAAAACGCTTGATTATTGAAATGGGAATGGGAGTAGATCAACATGGACAGGAGCCGACAGTAGCAGCAGCAAGAGCGGTACGTAATGCGATCGCACATAATGCTTTACCCGGTGTTTGGGAAGTTGCGGGTTTAAGTCATCCCAATGACATGGTTGTCGAAGTCCAGATTGCAGTACCCTATCCAGAACAAGTCAAAGAGGAAGAAGTGTTAGCTGTTTTACCCTTCGGACGTAAGAGTTTGAAGGTAGAATCTGGGGGTATGGTAGTTCAAGGGCGTGCTATTGCTGAACTCAACGATAAAAATGACGAGATGTTAGTGGCGATCGCATCGGTAACTGTTTTAGTAGAAACTAGTGATTAG
- a CDS encoding TIGR04283 family arsenosugar biosynthesis glycosyltransferase, translating into MITQNIQPGKISIIIPTINEAGNIKQTIATTQRSTNIEVIVVDGGSQDDTVAIAGSLGVKVISSSPGRAVQMNTGAALASGDILLFLHADTLLPVGFDEMIRAALQQPGVIAGAFALRINADLASLRLVEKGVYWRSRLLQMPYGDQAIFMTKAVFQQVCGFPELPIMEDFELIRRLKRLGKITILCVPVITSARRWLQKGVFKTTLINQIVIIAYLLKIKPARLRTWYSQGKFFKF; encoded by the coding sequence ATGATAACCCAAAATATTCAACCTGGAAAAATTTCTATTATTATCCCCACTATCAATGAAGCTGGCAATATTAAACAAACGATCGCCACTACTCAACGTAGTACAAATATAGAAGTAATTGTGGTTGATGGGGGTTCACAAGATGATACGGTAGCGATCGCTGGTTCTTTAGGTGTAAAAGTTATCTCATCATCTCCTGGGCGTGCGGTGCAAATGAACACGGGTGCAGCCTTAGCATCTGGCGATATTCTGTTATTTCTCCACGCAGATACCCTCCTACCTGTTGGGTTTGATGAGATGATTCGTGCAGCATTACAGCAGCCTGGGGTAATAGCTGGCGCGTTTGCTTTACGAATTAATGCAGACTTAGCAAGTTTGCGTTTGGTAGAAAAAGGGGTATATTGGCGATCGCGCCTCTTACAAATGCCTTATGGTGATCAAGCAATTTTTATGACAAAGGCAGTATTTCAGCAAGTTTGTGGCTTTCCTGAATTACCCATCATGGAGGACTTTGAACTCATACGACGTTTAAAGCGCCTGGGAAAAATTACTATCCTCTGTGTACCCGTAATAACTTCAGCCCGGAGATGGCTGCAAAAGGGAGTTTTTAAAACTACACTAATTAATCAAATTGTGATTATTGCTTACTTGCTTAAAATAAAACCAGCACGACTCCGTACTTGGTATTCTCAGGGGAAATTTTTCAAATTTTAA
- a CDS encoding RNA polymerase sigma factor SigF, translating into MAAIESSMQTDGMELLRLYHQNPSIKLRNKLVQLHTGLVRKMAHKFSHQCNEPYEDLEQIGYFGLIRAIERFDPSQGYAFSSFAVPYIRGEMLHFLRDRSSLLKIPRRWQELYNEGQKVRKELAISLGRPPKDSEIAKYLKVSVQEWQETKLAAQNRMPLSLDATAVHYVDCQITLGEALPCPRTIAQQQQDEERQQLQGAISLLEEKPRQAVEMVFLKELSRKDAAKTIGTSPMTVTRYLQKGIQDLICYLQPHAMPTGS; encoded by the coding sequence ATGGCAGCAATTGAGTCCTCTATGCAAACTGATGGTATGGAGTTATTGCGCTTATACCACCAAAATCCTTCTATTAAACTTCGTAATAAACTGGTTCAATTACACACTGGTTTAGTCAGAAAGATGGCTCATAAATTTAGCCATCAATGTAATGAACCCTATGAAGATTTAGAACAAATTGGTTATTTTGGTTTAATAAGAGCGATAGAACGCTTTGATCCTAGTCAAGGATATGCTTTTAGTTCCTTTGCTGTGCCATACATTCGTGGTGAAATGCTGCATTTTCTGCGCGATCGCAGTAGTTTATTAAAAATTCCTCGTCGTTGGCAAGAACTCTATAATGAAGGACAAAAAGTCCGTAAAGAATTGGCAATATCTTTAGGTCGCCCGCCCAAAGATTCAGAAATTGCCAAGTACCTTAAGGTATCTGTACAAGAGTGGCAAGAAACCAAATTAGCCGCCCAAAACCGGATGCCTTTGAGTTTAGACGCTACCGCAGTACACTATGTTGATTGCCAAATTACTTTAGGCGAAGCGCTTCCTTGTCCCCGGACAATTGCCCAGCAACAACAAGACGAAGAACGGCAACAACTCCAAGGGGCAATTAGTCTGTTAGAAGAAAAGCCCCGCCAAGCAGTAGAAATGGTCTTTTTGAAAGAACTTTCTCGCAAAGATGCTGCCAAGACTATTGGCACTAGTCCTATGACAGTAACCCGGTATTTGCAAAAAGGTATTCAAGATTTAATTTGCTATTTGCAACCCCACGCAATGCCAACAGGTTCATAG